In Helianthus annuus cultivar XRQ/B chromosome 3, HanXRQr2.0-SUNRISE, whole genome shotgun sequence, a single window of DNA contains:
- the LOC110928084 gene encoding uncharacterized protein LOC110928084, which yields MNQIYIIVAIKASNLLFPQLRTVLFSTRRETTEPSKVSIDTIMRTSRVLTKKNVADTKAVSSYWGVAPSSLIKGIGSALKWNYFQVNPKWKSEMSTLKLAESNLVYGSILTNRTQTHPKLQAPHVITSRKAICMDQPTRFFDKSFEMVC from the exons ATGAACCAAATCTATATTATTGTAGCAATAAAGGCGTCCAATTTGCTATTTCCGCAACTAAGGACCGTCTTGTTTTCCACAAGGAGGGAAACAACAGAACCCTCCAAGGTTTCCATTGATACGATCATGCGAACCTCTAGGGTTTTGACCAAGAAAAATGTCGCTGATACTAAAGCTGTGTCGAGCTATTGGGGCGTGGCTCCATCGTCACTCATCAAGGGCATTGGATCTGCTTTGAAATGGAACTATTTTCAA GTAAATCCAAAATGGAAATCGGAGATGTCAACGTTGAAACTAGCAGAAAGCAATCTTGTGTATGGGAGTATTTTAACAAACCGAACTCAAACTCATCCAAAGCTGCAAGCACCACATGTAATCACTTCAAGAAAAGCTATATGTATGGACCAACCGACCAGGTTCTTCGATAAATCTTTTGAAATGGTGTGTTGA